Proteins encoded within one genomic window of Azospirillaceae bacterium:
- a CDS encoding DUF1772 domain-containing protein, with translation MLAGQLALLTAALFAGAALYINVAEQPARLELDDRSLLMEWKPAYKRGTAMQAPLAVMGFLLGTVAWWGAGHIGWIAGALLMVANWPVTLFAIMPTNNRLMAIEPAAAGSESRAMIERWGTLHAVRTALGFAACLAFLWASLA, from the coding sequence ATGCTGGCAGGCCAGTTGGCTTTGCTCACGGCCGCCTTGTTCGCCGGTGCGGCACTTTACATCAATGTGGCCGAACAACCCGCGCGCCTGGAGTTGGACGACCGGTCCCTGCTGATGGAGTGGAAGCCCGCCTACAAGCGCGGCACGGCCATGCAGGCACCGCTCGCGGTCATGGGCTTCCTGCTTGGAACGGTGGCCTGGTGGGGAGCCGGCCACATCGGGTGGATCGCCGGGGCGCTGCTGATGGTTGCGAACTGGCCCGTCACCCTCTTCGCGATCATGCCCACGAACAACCGCCTCATGGCGATCGAACCCGCGGCGGCCGGTTCCGAAAGCCGGGCGATGATCGAGCGATGGGGCACCCTGCACGCCGTGCGCACGGCGCTCGGATTTGCGGCCTGCCTGGCGTTCCTGTGGGCCTCCCTCGCCTGA